In Oryza sativa Japonica Group chromosome 2, ASM3414082v1, the following are encoded in one genomic region:
- the LOC112936046 gene encoding vesicle-associated protein 1-3 isoform X1, giving the protein MSNTLLRIYPSELKIPFELKRQNSGILELTNKTDHHVAFKVKTTNPRKYSVRPTTGIVLPRGSCGITISMQPPKEIPTDYNCKDKFLIQSVVVEDGTTQKDIHSDMFSKEAGKVVEEFKLRVVYIPANPPSPVPEEEEDEIDSLDSDVDHEVQMPSTFDAASRKGYTSGSQASHDEGVSLTKAVLSKYVDENQKLQQELDLLKKKRSSSDGGFTALFVPFVFAFFVFIGYLMAGSNV; this is encoded by the exons ATGAGTAACACCCTGCTTCGAATCTACCCTTCCGAGCTGAAGATACCCT TCGAGCTCAAGAGGCAGAATTCGGGGATCCTGGAGCTCACGAATAAGACCGATCATCATGTAGCCTTCAAG GTGAAAACGACGAACCCTAGGAAGTACTCGGTGAGACCAACCACCGGAATCGTTCTGCCCAGAGGGTCTTGCGGAATCACAA TATCTATGCAACCGCCGAAAGAGATCCCTACGGATTATAACTGCAAGGACAAGTTTCTCATCCAAAGCGTCGTGGTAGAGGATGGCACAACGCAGAAGGACATTCACAGTGACATG TTCAGTAAAGAGGCAGGCAAGGTGGTCGAGGAGTTCAAGCTGAGGGTGGTCTACATCCCTGCCAATCCTCCCTCCCCTGTgccagaggaagaagaggatgagATTGATTCCCTTGATTCAGATGTGGACCATGAAGTGCAAATGCCATCTACGTTCGATGCT GCATCAAGGAAGGGATATACATCTGGATCGCAAGCTTCACATGACGAG GGCGTCTCTTTGACCAAAGCTGTATTGAGTAAATATGTAGATGAAAACCAGAAGCTTCAACAAGAACTG GATCTTCTTAAGAAGAAAAGGTCATCATCCGATGGGGGTTTCACAGCTCTGTTTGTGCCTTTTGTCTTTGCGTTCTTCGTCTTCATTGGATACTTAATGGCGGGAAGCAATGTTTAG
- the LOC112936046 gene encoding vesicle-associated protein 1-3 isoform X2, with protein sequence MSNTLLRIYPSELKIPFELKRQNSGILELTNKTDHHVAFKVKTTNPRKYSVRPTTGIVLPRGSCGITISMQPPKEIPTDYNCKDKFLIQSVVVEDGTTQKDIHSDMFSKEAGKVVEEFKLRVVYIPANPPSPVPEEEEDEIDSLDSDVDHEVQMPSTFDAASRKGYTSGSQASHDEDLLKKKRSSSDGGFTALFVPFVFAFFVFIGYLMAGSNV encoded by the exons ATGAGTAACACCCTGCTTCGAATCTACCCTTCCGAGCTGAAGATACCCT TCGAGCTCAAGAGGCAGAATTCGGGGATCCTGGAGCTCACGAATAAGACCGATCATCATGTAGCCTTCAAG GTGAAAACGACGAACCCTAGGAAGTACTCGGTGAGACCAACCACCGGAATCGTTCTGCCCAGAGGGTCTTGCGGAATCACAA TATCTATGCAACCGCCGAAAGAGATCCCTACGGATTATAACTGCAAGGACAAGTTTCTCATCCAAAGCGTCGTGGTAGAGGATGGCACAACGCAGAAGGACATTCACAGTGACATG TTCAGTAAAGAGGCAGGCAAGGTGGTCGAGGAGTTCAAGCTGAGGGTGGTCTACATCCCTGCCAATCCTCCCTCCCCTGTgccagaggaagaagaggatgagATTGATTCCCTTGATTCAGATGTGGACCATGAAGTGCAAATGCCATCTACGTTCGATGCT GCATCAAGGAAGGGATATACATCTGGATCGCAAGCTTCACATGACGAG GATCTTCTTAAGAAGAAAAGGTCATCATCCGATGGGGGTTTCACAGCTCTGTTTGTGCCTTTTGTCTTTGCGTTCTTCGTCTTCATTGGATACTTAATGGCGGGAAGCAATGTTTAG
- the LOC4330226 gene encoding 14 kDa proline-rich protein DC2.15, which yields MASKAFALFLAVNLVVLGVASACGGSPSCPTPTPSTPTPSTPTPTPSAFGRCPRDALKLGVCANVLGLIKAKVGVPPAEPCCPLLEGLVDLEAAVCLCTAIRGNILGINLNLPIDLSLILNYCGKTVPTGFKC from the coding sequence ATGGCGTCCAAGGCGTTCGCTCTGTTCCTGGCCGTGAACCTCGTCGTGCTCGGGGTGGCAAGCGCCTGCGGCGGCAGCCCGTCGtgcccgacgccgacgccgtcgaccccgaCACCGtcaacgccgacgccgacgccgtcggcgTTCGGGAGGTGCCCCCGCGACGCGCTGAAGCTGGGCGTGTGCGCCAACGTGCTGGGCCTGATCAAGGCCAAGGTGGGCGTGCCTCCGGCGGAGCCGTGCTGCCCGCTGCTGGAGGGGCTCGTCGACCTCGAGGCGGCGGTGTGCCTCTGCACGGCCATCAGGGGCAACATCCTCGGAATCAACCTCAACCTCCCCATCGACCTCAGCCTCATCCTCAACTACTGCGGCAAGACCGTCCCCACCGGCTTCAAGTGCTAA